The Janthinobacterium lividum genome has a window encoding:
- the fliP gene encoding flagellar type III secretion system pore protein FliP (The bacterial flagellar biogenesis protein FliP forms a type III secretion system (T3SS)-type pore required for flagellar assembly.), translated as MAQPGIPAFNSTPAPGGGQNYSLPVQTLILMTSLTFLPAALLMMTCFTRIIIVLSLLRQAIGTQSAPPNQVLVGLALFLTLFVMGPVFDKIYTDAYLPYQENKISMQQAMDKGVDPLKTFMLKQTRQADLALFAKMSRSPALQGPEDVPLRILVPAFVTSELKTAFQIGFAIFIPFLIIDMVVASVLMSMGMMMMSPATISLPFKLMLFVLVDGWQLLLGSLSQSFY; from the coding sequence ATGGCCCAGCCGGGCATCCCGGCCTTCAACAGCACGCCGGCGCCGGGCGGCGGCCAGAATTACTCGCTGCCGGTGCAGACGCTCATCCTGATGACGTCGCTCACTTTCCTGCCAGCGGCGCTCTTGATGATGACCTGCTTTACGCGCATCATCATCGTGCTGTCCCTGCTGCGCCAGGCCATCGGCACGCAATCGGCGCCGCCGAACCAGGTGCTGGTGGGGCTCGCCCTGTTCCTGACCCTGTTCGTCATGGGCCCCGTGTTCGACAAGATTTATACGGATGCCTATCTGCCGTACCAGGAAAACAAGATCAGCATGCAGCAGGCGATGGACAAGGGCGTCGATCCCCTGAAAACCTTCATGCTCAAGCAGACGCGCCAGGCCGACCTGGCCCTGTTTGCCAAGATGTCGCGCTCGCCGGCCCTGCAAGGCCCGGAAGACGTGCCGCTGCGCATCCTCGTGCCCGCCTTCGTCACCAGCGAACTGAAGACGGCGTTCCAGATCGGCTTTGCCATCTTCATCCCCTTCCTGATCATCGACATGGTGGTCGCCAGCGTGCTGATGTCGATGGGTATGATGATGATGTCGCCGGCGACGATCTCGCTGCCGTTCAAGCTGATGCTGTTCGTGCTGGTCGATGGCTGGCAGTTGCTGCTGGGCTCCTTGTCCCAGAGTTTTTACTAG